In Rhipicephalus microplus isolate Deutch F79 chromosome 9, USDA_Rmic, whole genome shotgun sequence, one genomic interval encodes:
- the LOC119165032 gene encoding uncharacterized protein LOC119165032 isoform X2: protein MTCHAIFLMRRAKYADWPSKSLRLPVPCLRHPVSSTIPSCPYKANFIPADSAPM from the exons ATGACGTGCCATGCTATATTTCTGATGCGCCGAGCCAAATATGCTGATTGGCCGAGCAAGAGCTTACGTCTtccg GTTCCTTGTCTTCGGCATCCCGTGAGCAGTACCATTCCCTCGTGTCCGTACAAGGCGAACTTCATTCCTGCCGACAGTGCACCTATGTGA
- the LOC119165032 gene encoding uncharacterized protein LOC119165032 isoform X1 — translation MRTHLRTHTGERPFQCHLCPAAFFRDSNLAGHIRTHTGERPYSCDVCSASFSERSNLKRHMHTHTGERPFCCDHCNKSFSQKDNLVRHMRIHTRERPFSCDCCSASFSQKSGLVVHKRLHTGERPFSCDHCNASFLDKSNLISHMRTHTGERPFSCDQCGASFSHKIVLVRHMRTHTGERPFCCDHCNASFSHKDSLVRHMRIHTGKRPFSCDHCSASFSRNLDLKQHVSRSHANKKR, via the coding sequence ATGCGAACACACCTTCGCACACACACCGGCGAACGGCCCTTTCAGTGCCACTTGTGTCCAGCTGCATTCTTTCGGGACAGTAATCTCGCAGGACATATTCGTacacacacaggagagcgtccttaTTCCTGTGACGTATGCAGTGCATCGTTTTCAGAAAGATCAAACCTCAAGAGACACATGCacacccacacaggagagcgtccattttgcTGTGACCACTGCAATAAGTCTTTTTCACAAAAAGACAACCTTGTTCGCCACATGCGCATCCACACCAGGGAGCGCCCTTTTTCTTGTGACTGCTGCAGTGCATCGTTCTCACAGAAAAGCGGCCTCGTGGTTCACAAGCGCCTGCACACCGGGGAGCGCCCTTTTTCCTGTGACCATTGCAACGCATCATTTTTGGATAAATCGAACCTCATAAGCCATATGCGtacccacacaggagagcgtcctttTTCCTGCGATCAATGCGGTGCATCGTTCTCTCATAAAATCGTCCTTGTGAGACACATGCGCACCCACACTGGGGAGCGTCCATTTTGCTGTGACCACTGCAATGCGTCTTTTTCACATAAAGACAGCCTTGTTCGCCACATGCGCATCCACACAGGAAAGCGCCCTTTTTCCTGTGACCACTGCAGCGCATCCTTCTCACGGAATCTGGATCTCAAACAGCACGTGTCCCGTAGTCATGCCAACAAGAAGCGATAA